One region of Ardenticatena maritima genomic DNA includes:
- the miaB gene encoding tRNA (N6-isopentenyl adenosine(37)-C2)-methylthiotransferase MiaB — protein MGKKYHIWTIGCQMNVADSQRLGSELEKRGYEWTDEVEEADVIVLNTCVVREQAEQKIYGRLGSLKPLKTRGEGGPIVGLMGCLVGVKNPAPLRKAWPWVDVFMPPSEPGPLLAYLDGREWDYDAYYEQVKQRQALNAMQDGEIVLPAHVRGKQVTAHVPIIYGCDHVCSFCIIPYRRGRERSRRIGDIVQEVRSLVEQGVKEVTLLGQIVDRYGYDVPDGPRLPDLLRVLHDIEGLERIRFLTSHPNYMTDELLRTVAELPKVMEHIEVPVQAGNDDVLRRMRRGYTVDDYRRLIDRIRELVPGASIITDIIVGFPGETEEQFMDTYNLLAELKLDKAHIACFSPRPHTAAARWEDDVPWEEKERRRKMLDDLMHDIMAEINSAYLDQTVEVLVEDLHKGKWRGRTRTNKLVFFEDERDRRGDLAQVRITWTGPYSMQGVPADAPPKTPVLDMENILTP, from the coding sequence ATGGGCAAAAAATATCACATTTGGACAATCGGTTGTCAGATGAATGTCGCCGACTCCCAACGCTTGGGGTCGGAATTGGAGAAGCGCGGCTATGAGTGGACCGACGAGGTCGAAGAAGCCGACGTGATTGTGCTCAACACCTGCGTTGTGCGCGAGCAGGCGGAGCAAAAAATTTATGGTCGCCTGGGGTCCCTCAAACCGCTCAAAACGCGCGGCGAAGGCGGTCCCATTGTGGGGTTGATGGGGTGCCTTGTGGGCGTGAAGAACCCGGCGCCTTTGCGCAAAGCGTGGCCTTGGGTGGACGTCTTCATGCCGCCGAGTGAGCCTGGTCCATTGCTGGCGTATCTCGACGGGCGCGAGTGGGATTACGACGCCTACTACGAGCAGGTGAAGCAACGCCAGGCGCTCAACGCCATGCAAGATGGCGAGATTGTGTTGCCCGCTCATGTGCGCGGCAAACAGGTGACGGCGCATGTGCCCATCATCTATGGGTGCGACCATGTCTGCTCGTTCTGCATTATCCCTTACCGCCGCGGGCGTGAACGCAGCCGCCGTATTGGTGATATTGTGCAAGAAGTGCGCAGTCTGGTTGAGCAAGGTGTGAAGGAAGTCACGCTGTTGGGGCAAATTGTTGACCGCTACGGGTATGACGTGCCCGATGGACCGCGCCTGCCTGATTTGCTGCGCGTGCTGCATGACATTGAAGGGCTGGAACGTATCCGTTTCCTGACATCGCACCCCAATTACATGACCGATGAACTGCTCCGCACGGTGGCTGAACTGCCCAAAGTGATGGAGCATATCGAAGTCCCGGTGCAGGCGGGGAACGATGACGTGCTGCGCCGTATGCGCCGCGGCTACACGGTGGACGATTACCGCCGCCTGATTGATCGTATCCGTGAACTGGTGCCGGGGGCGAGTATCATCACCGATATCATCGTTGGCTTCCCCGGCGAGACCGAAGAGCAATTCATGGATACGTACAACTTGCTGGCGGAATTGAAACTGGACAAGGCGCATATCGCCTGTTTCAGCCCGCGGCCGCATACCGCCGCCGCCCGCTGGGAAGATGATGTGCCGTGGGAAGAAAAAGAACGCCGCCGCAAGATGCTGGATGACCTGATGCACGACATTATGGCGGAAATCAACAGCGCCTACCTGGACCAGACGGTTGAGGTGCTGGTTGAAGATTTGCACAAGGGCAAGTGGCGCGGGCGTACACGCACCAACAAGTTGGTCTTCTTTGAAGATGAGCGCGACCGGCGCGGCGATTTGGCGCAAGTGCGTATCACCTGGACGGGACCGTACAGCATGCAGGGCGTGCCCGCCGATGCGCCGCCCAAAACGCCCGTGCTCGATATGGAAAACATTCTCACGCCCTAG
- a CDS encoding TspO/MBR family protein — protein sequence MSIQRLGSLVLALLAPFTAAALGGFATARNVKTWYPTLRKPRWNPPAWLFGPVWTLLYTAMGIASWLVWQKRPNAPETKTALTVYGAQLGLNALWSVLFFGLRRPAWAFAEIVALWLAIVETIRRFWAIDSRAGALLLPYLAWSSFAAILNATIWRLNRTRST from the coding sequence ATGTCTATCCAACGCTTGGGGTCATTGGTGCTTGCCTTGCTGGCGCCATTTACCGCAGCCGCACTCGGCGGCTTTGCCACCGCACGCAACGTGAAAACCTGGTATCCGACCTTGCGCAAACCCCGCTGGAACCCGCCCGCATGGCTCTTTGGTCCCGTCTGGACGCTTCTCTACACGGCAATGGGGATTGCTTCCTGGCTCGTCTGGCAAAAGCGCCCAAACGCTCCGGAAACCAAAACAGCATTGACGGTGTACGGTGCGCAGTTAGGCTTGAATGCGCTCTGGTCGGTGCTCTTCTTCGGTCTTCGACGCCCTGCATGGGCATTTGCGGAAATTGTGGCGCTCTGGCTCGCCATTGTCGAAACCATACGCCGCTTCTGGGCGATTGATTCTCGCGCAGGGGCTCTTTTGCTGCCCTATCTGGCATGGTCGAGTTTTGCCGCCATCCTCAACGCAACCATCTGGCGGCTCAACCGCACACGCTCCACATAG
- a CDS encoding phosphatase PAP2 family protein: MHEWGYLIIQALQNARTPWLDALFKALTWTGNEGFYLVFVPLLYWGVHPRFGFRFFLVFMLTGAVNTLAKLALIQPRPSPARVLHLVEADGFGFPSGHAQNAVVVWGWLAAQSRQPWAYIAAAVMAILVGVSRVYLGVHFPHDVLGGWLLGLLVLLVALRIEAPLQAWLAQRSTTAHLCLALAPLAVLLFTRDTTLVRQTGVLVGTLVGFWGERRTVRLGAPPTAAALLLRFVVGGLGVALLYTVPRALLPAEWWAAALRYALLGLWLAWGAPILFARLERRRGA, from the coding sequence ATGCACGAATGGGGGTATCTCATCATTCAGGCGCTCCAAAACGCCCGCACACCCTGGCTTGATGCGTTGTTCAAAGCCCTGACGTGGACGGGCAATGAAGGGTTTTACCTCGTTTTCGTTCCCTTGCTCTACTGGGGCGTTCATCCGCGCTTTGGGTTTCGCTTTTTCCTCGTCTTTATGCTGACCGGCGCGGTCAACACGCTTGCCAAACTGGCGCTCATCCAACCCCGCCCCTCACCCGCGCGCGTGCTGCATCTTGTGGAAGCCGATGGGTTCGGTTTCCCCAGTGGGCACGCTCAAAACGCCGTCGTTGTGTGGGGGTGGCTGGCGGCGCAAAGCCGCCAACCGTGGGCGTACATTGCCGCCGCCGTCATGGCGATTCTGGTGGGCGTCTCGCGGGTCTATCTGGGGGTGCACTTTCCGCACGATGTGCTGGGAGGCTGGCTGTTGGGGCTGCTCGTCTTGCTGGTGGCGCTGCGTATCGAAGCCCCCCTGCAAGCGTGGCTGGCACAACGCTCCACCACGGCGCACCTCTGCCTGGCGCTCGCCCCTCTGGCGGTGCTGCTCTTCACCCGCGATACAACCCTCGTTCGCCAAACCGGCGTGCTTGTGGGAACGCTGGTCGGGTTCTGGGGGGAACGGCGCACCGTGCGCCTGGGTGCGCCGCCAACCGCCGCCGCGCTGCTCCTGCGTTTTGTGGTGGGCGGTCTCGGCGTGGCGCTGCTCTACACCGTACCGCGCGCGCTCCTGCCCGCTGAGTGGTGGGCGGCGGCACTGCGCTATGCGCTGTTGGGGCTCTGGCTGGCGTGGGGCGCGCCCATCCTCTTCGCACGCCTGGAACGGCGGCGCGGCGCATAA
- a CDS encoding ABC transporter ATP-binding protein, which produces MSKQNEFVIETRHLTKKYGDFVAVNDLNLRVRRGEVFGVLGPNGAGKTTTILMLLGLTDPTEGEVRVLGLDPTRRPLSVKSRVGYLPDQVGFYDELTARENLIYTAKLNGLPRQEAYRRIEEALTQVGLAHVADQRVGTFSRGMRQRLGVAEILMKQPQLVIMDEPTQGLDPEASREFLDFIRQLKQQGITILLSSHLLYQVQAVCDRVGLFHRGRMALEGTVQELAKKVLGSGYRVFVEASGNQEAIQNALAALKGASEVRVVGNNRYEIAATQDLRPEAAKAVIEAGGKLFSLAVEEPNLEEIYARYFKEVEHGEAA; this is translated from the coding sequence ATGAGCAAGCAAAATGAATTCGTCATCGAAACACGCCATCTCACCAAAAAGTACGGCGATTTCGTCGCGGTCAACGACCTCAATTTGCGCGTGCGCCGTGGAGAAGTCTTTGGCGTGTTGGGGCCCAACGGGGCTGGCAAAACAACCACCATCCTCATGCTCCTGGGGCTGACCGACCCTACCGAGGGCGAGGTGCGCGTGCTCGGGCTGGACCCGACGCGCCGCCCGCTCTCGGTCAAATCGCGCGTGGGCTACCTGCCCGACCAGGTAGGCTTTTACGATGAACTGACCGCGCGCGAAAACCTGATTTACACCGCCAAGTTGAACGGGCTGCCGCGGCAAGAAGCCTATCGCCGCATCGAGGAGGCGCTGACGCAAGTGGGCTTGGCGCACGTCGCCGACCAGCGTGTGGGCACGTTCTCGCGCGGTATGCGCCAGCGCCTGGGCGTGGCTGAAATTTTGATGAAGCAGCCCCAACTCGTCATCATGGACGAACCGACCCAGGGGCTGGACCCCGAAGCCTCGCGCGAGTTTCTCGACTTCATCCGCCAGTTGAAGCAACAGGGCATCACCATTTTGCTCTCGTCGCACTTGCTCTATCAGGTGCAAGCGGTCTGCGACCGTGTGGGGCTTTTCCACCGCGGGCGCATGGCGCTGGAAGGCACGGTGCAAGAATTGGCGAAGAAAGTGCTCGGGAGCGGGTATCGCGTCTTTGTGGAAGCCAGCGGCAACCAGGAAGCCATCCAAAACGCGCTGGCGGCGCTCAAAGGCGCAAGCGAGGTGCGCGTGGTCGGCAACAACCGCTACGAAATCGCCGCCACGCAAGACCTGCGCCCCGAAGCCGCCAAAGCCGTCATCGAAGCGGGCGGCAAACTCTTCTCGCTGGCTGTTGAAGAGCCGAACCTGGAAGAGATTTACGCCCGCTACTTCAAGGAGGTGGAACATGGCGAAGCCGCATGA
- a CDS encoding COG1470 family protein, producing MRTLRWLLVAVVALTFGVFPVSAQEGVTETPAIDVFSRYPVQVLEAGQRADFELRFNVTGVAQTIYLDLEGLPEGWDATFQGGGDTIQAIYVRPEDEDQVVRLRVEVPDGVEAGSYPLTVIARGDRDTVRVPLEIRVKERVPAKLSFTVDLPVLRGTPTTTFRYSAELKNEGDEEITANLTYEAPQGFLVTFKLTGQETTSVPLGPNESKRISIEVKPYTDVPAGQYPVSVAAVAGESVVTLDLVADITGQPELSLTTEDGRLSANATAGKETPVTLVLRNDGTASALNVELSASAPSNWSVEFDPKTIEELPVGQEVKVNATIKPTEKAVAGDYIVTMRARPENGNTESAEFRITVTTSTLWGIVGVALIAVAVGVVALAVMRFGRR from the coding sequence ATGCGAACACTTCGCTGGCTGTTGGTTGCCGTGGTTGCGCTGACCTTTGGTGTGTTCCCCGTTTCGGCGCAAGAAGGTGTGACTGAAACCCCTGCGATTGACGTCTTCTCGCGCTACCCCGTGCAAGTGTTGGAAGCCGGTCAACGTGCTGATTTTGAACTGCGCTTCAACGTGACGGGTGTCGCGCAAACCATCTACCTCGACCTGGAAGGCTTGCCGGAAGGGTGGGACGCCACCTTCCAGGGCGGCGGCGATACCATCCAGGCGATCTATGTCCGCCCCGAAGATGAAGACCAGGTGGTGCGCCTACGCGTCGAAGTGCCCGACGGCGTGGAAGCCGGTTCCTATCCGCTGACGGTCATTGCGCGCGGCGACCGCGACACGGTGCGCGTGCCGCTGGAAATTCGCGTGAAAGAGCGTGTCCCCGCCAAACTCTCCTTCACGGTTGATTTGCCCGTTCTGCGCGGCACGCCAACCACCACGTTCCGCTACTCGGCGGAATTGAAGAACGAAGGTGATGAAGAAATCACCGCCAACCTGACCTACGAAGCGCCGCAAGGCTTCCTGGTCACCTTCAAACTGACCGGGCAAGAAACCACCAGCGTGCCGCTCGGTCCGAACGAATCGAAGCGCATCAGCATCGAAGTCAAGCCCTACACCGACGTGCCGGCCGGGCAATACCCCGTCAGTGTGGCGGCGGTAGCCGGTGAAAGCGTGGTGACGCTCGACCTGGTCGCCGACATCACGGGGCAACCCGAACTCTCGCTGACCACCGAAGACGGCCGCCTTTCGGCGAATGCGACCGCCGGCAAAGAAACGCCCGTCACGCTGGTGCTGCGCAACGACGGCACGGCGTCCGCGCTGAACGTGGAATTGAGCGCCTCGGCGCCGTCCAACTGGTCGGTGGAATTCGACCCCAAGACGATTGAAGAGTTGCCCGTGGGGCAAGAAGTCAAAGTCAACGCCACCATCAAACCCACCGAAAAGGCGGTGGCGGGGGACTACATTGTGACCATGCGCGCCCGCCCCGAAAACGGCAACACCGAATCGGCCGAATTCCGCATCACGGTAACGACTTCGACGCTCTGGGGCATTGTTGGTGTGGCGTTGATTGCGGTGGCTGTGGGTGTGGTGGCGCTGGCTGTGATGCGCTTTGGCCGCCGCTAA
- a CDS encoding MFS transporter: MSNPSLTLSTTCQCEPATPPARLWSLGAAYFFYFMALGAIFPFLPLYYARLGLNDEQIGLLAAVVTAVSVPMSLVWGTLADNVSSERRLLQAILLGVALALFALSRVDSFALVFVVVIVYGALNSATVPLLDGLTIESVRAYGRSSFGEIRVWGSIGWTLATLLTGKILEWTFFEMFFWLGIGLLVMTFFTTPFHPERGQRAKASLREGVRDVLKPPFTFMLAALLLLGIAMSAANNFYSLFLNRMGASETLVGVAWAIGSLSEIPVVFYASRLTQRFGSARILQVAFLVFALRWFLYVVSPSPGWAVAVQVLHGLSFGTFLVGSMGLLAELIPSERRATAQFLFMGTVYGLGSLFGATSGGMFVERFGVRALYMVTPLLALAGWGVFVATVQRRLQQKTV, encoded by the coding sequence ATGTCGAATCCATCACTCACACTTTCCACAACGTGTCAATGTGAACCGGCTACGCCGCCGGCGCGCCTTTGGTCGCTGGGGGCGGCGTACTTCTTCTATTTCATGGCGCTGGGGGCAATTTTCCCGTTCCTGCCGCTCTACTACGCCCGCCTGGGCTTGAACGATGAGCAAATCGGCTTGCTGGCGGCGGTGGTGACGGCGGTCTCGGTTCCCATGTCGCTGGTGTGGGGCACGCTGGCGGATAATGTGTCCAGCGAGCGGCGTTTGTTGCAAGCCATTCTGTTGGGCGTGGCGCTGGCTTTGTTCGCGCTTTCGCGCGTGGACTCTTTTGCGCTGGTGTTTGTGGTGGTGATTGTGTACGGTGCGCTCAACAGCGCGACCGTGCCCCTGCTGGACGGGTTGACGATCGAGAGCGTGCGCGCATACGGGCGTTCTTCGTTTGGTGAAATTCGTGTTTGGGGCTCCATTGGCTGGACGCTGGCGACCTTGCTCACAGGCAAAATTCTGGAATGGACGTTCTTTGAAATGTTCTTCTGGCTGGGGATAGGCTTGTTGGTGATGACGTTTTTCACCACGCCCTTTCACCCCGAACGTGGACAGCGCGCCAAAGCCTCGTTGCGTGAAGGCGTGCGCGATGTGCTCAAGCCGCCCTTCACTTTTATGCTGGCGGCGTTGCTGTTGTTGGGGATTGCCATGAGCGCCGCCAACAACTTTTACAGCCTCTTTTTGAACCGCATGGGGGCGTCGGAAACCCTGGTGGGCGTTGCCTGGGCAATTGGCTCTCTGAGCGAGATTCCCGTGGTCTTCTACGCGTCGCGGCTGACACAGCGTTTTGGTTCGGCGCGTATTTTGCAAGTGGCGTTCCTGGTGTTTGCCCTGCGCTGGTTCCTCTACGTGGTCTCTCCCTCGCCGGGGTGGGCGGTTGCGGTGCAGGTGTTGCATGGGCTTTCGTTTGGCACATTCCTGGTGGGGAGCATGGGGTTGCTGGCGGAACTCATCCCCTCGGAGCGCCGCGCCACGGCACAATTTTTGTTCATGGGAACGGTGTACGGTCTGGGGTCGCTGTTTGGGGCGACGTCGGGCGGGATGTTTGTTGAACGGTTTGGTGTTCGCGCGCTCTACATGGTGACGCCGTTGCTGGCGCTGGCGGGGTGGGGCGTGTTCGTCGCAACGGTTCAGCGCCGCCTGCAACAAAAAACGGTCTGA
- a CDS encoding lysophospholipid acyltransferase family protein produces the protein MTEEQTTFPPLPPALEAVHIGRGWQKMAQRIFQTLGWRVEGTLPNEPKFVIAAAPHTSNWDGVLLLLAATSLGVRLNWIGKHTLFRPPIGWFMRRLGGIPVDRRKRQNLVDQVAAAFAKRTHMILVIATEATRKEVPYWRSGFYYIALKAGVPILLAGPDYPTKRIVLGPLIWPSGDIDADMEKIAAWFNAKGLRGIKGKPMSPVRLRPRDDA, from the coding sequence ATGACCGAGGAGCAAACCACATTCCCACCTTTGCCGCCGGCGCTGGAAGCGGTCCATATCGGGCGCGGCTGGCAAAAGATGGCGCAACGCATCTTTCAAACGTTGGGCTGGCGCGTTGAAGGCACATTGCCGAACGAACCCAAGTTCGTGATTGCCGCCGCCCCGCACACAAGCAACTGGGACGGGGTGTTGCTGCTCTTAGCCGCCACGTCGCTGGGGGTGCGGCTCAACTGGATTGGCAAGCACACGCTCTTTCGCCCCCCGATTGGTTGGTTCATGCGGCGGCTGGGGGGCATTCCTGTGGACCGGCGCAAGCGGCAAAACCTTGTGGACCAGGTGGCGGCTGCGTTCGCCAAACGCACGCACATGATTCTGGTGATTGCCACCGAAGCCACACGCAAGGAAGTGCCCTACTGGCGCTCCGGCTTCTACTACATCGCTCTGAAAGCGGGCGTGCCCATTCTGCTTGCGGGCCCCGATTACCCAACCAAGCGCATTGTGCTAGGACCGCTCATCTGGCCCAGCGGCGACATTGATGCCGACATGGAAAAAATCGCCGCCTGGTTCAACGCCAAGGGCTTGCGCGGCATCAAAGGCAAGCCGATGAGCCCGGTGCGATTGCGCCCGCGCGATGACGCCTGA
- a CDS encoding YqjF family protein — MQLPLTMYQEWHQLLFAHWPVPPEMLRPHIPAALRLETFDGVAWIGVVPFHMRNIHLHGGIPLIGAHAFAELNVRTYVRHGDHAGVWFFSLDAASRLAVWGARRFFHLPYFYADMHTHREGETVVYRSQRRDARGHPARFVATYAPSGAPFQATPGTLEHFLTERYCLFAADNHGRLYRGDIRHTPWPLQPATATISENSMWLPEWQRPTQAPLLHYAEQLHVEILPLVRIS; from the coding sequence ATGCAACTCCCGTTGACGATGTATCAGGAATGGCACCAACTGCTGTTCGCCCATTGGCCTGTGCCGCCTGAGATGCTCCGCCCACACATTCCTGCGGCGCTCAGGCTCGAAACGTTTGACGGCGTGGCGTGGATTGGCGTCGTGCCGTTCCACATGCGCAACATTCATTTGCACGGCGGTATCCCGCTGATTGGGGCGCATGCTTTTGCCGAGTTGAACGTGCGCACCTACGTGCGGCACGGCGACCATGCGGGGGTCTGGTTCTTCAGTCTGGACGCCGCCAGCCGCCTGGCGGTATGGGGCGCGCGGCGCTTCTTCCACCTGCCCTACTTCTACGCCGACATGCACACCCACCGCGAAGGGGAAACCGTCGTCTATCGCAGTCAGCGCCGCGATGCACGCGGGCACCCCGCCCGCTTCGTTGCCACGTATGCCCCAAGCGGTGCACCATTCCAGGCGACGCCGGGAACGCTGGAACACTTTCTCACAGAACGCTACTGCCTTTTCGCCGCCGACAATCACGGGCGACTGTATCGGGGCGATATTCGCCACACACCCTGGCCGCTCCAACCCGCCACAGCCACCATCTCCGAAAACAGCATGTGGCTTCCCGAATGGCAACGCCCGACGCAAGCGCCCTTGTTGCACTACGCCGAGCAATTGCATGTGGAAATTCTGCCGCTGGTGCGCATTTCCTGA
- a CDS encoding bifunctional 5,10-methylenetetrahydrofolate dehydrogenase/5,10-methenyltetrahydrofolate cyclohydrolase, whose protein sequence is MANILDGKALAARLREELMTEAQAFIEATGHVPTIAMLRAGDDPALLSHARSVRRSFEKAGFGFQEHELPADCSQADLSAKLAELNADPHVHGILIQEPLPNHIDEDALILALDPRKDVDGVHPLNAGLLQQQRGRYHVSSTPLGGIAILDAYNIDVKGKRAVVIGRSNIVGKPMALLLLHRHATVTIAHSRTQNLAALCREADIVCAAVGRAGLVTRDFIKPGAVVIDFGINFVDGKLVGDVAFDEVAEVAGWITPVPGGTGPVTSVMLLRNTLNAAKWLLETSS, encoded by the coding sequence ATGGCAAACATTTTGGACGGCAAAGCACTGGCTGCCCGTTTACGTGAAGAACTGATGACCGAAGCCCAGGCGTTCATCGAAGCGACCGGGCATGTTCCCACCATTGCCATGCTTCGCGCAGGCGATGACCCCGCGCTGCTTTCACACGCCCGTTCGGTACGGCGTTCGTTTGAAAAAGCGGGGTTTGGTTTCCAGGAACACGAACTGCCCGCCGATTGTTCGCAAGCCGATTTGAGCGCCAAACTGGCTGAACTCAACGCCGACCCGCATGTGCATGGTATTCTCATTCAAGAACCACTGCCCAACCACATTGATGAAGACGCGCTCATCCTGGCACTCGACCCGCGCAAAGACGTGGACGGTGTCCACCCGCTGAACGCGGGGCTGTTGCAACAGCAGCGTGGGCGCTACCACGTCTCTTCAACGCCGCTGGGGGGCATCGCCATTCTGGACGCCTACAACATTGACGTGAAGGGCAAGCGCGCGGTAGTGATTGGGCGGAGCAACATTGTAGGCAAACCGATGGCGCTCTTGCTCCTTCACCGCCATGCGACCGTCACCATTGCGCACAGCCGCACGCAAAATCTGGCGGCGCTTTGCCGCGAAGCGGATATCGTGTGCGCCGCTGTGGGACGGGCGGGGCTTGTCACGCGCGACTTCATCAAGCCCGGCGCGGTGGTGATTGATTTCGGCATCAACTTTGTGGACGGCAAACTCGTGGGCGATGTCGCGTTTGATGAAGTTGCCGAAGTCGCCGGCTGGATTACGCCCGTGCCCGGTGGTACGGGACCCGTGACGTCGGTCATGTTGCTTCGCAACACACTCAACGCGGCAAAATGGTTGTTGGAAACGTCGTCGTGA
- a CDS encoding M42 family metallopeptidase: protein MDVKLNEEFLKRLLEAIGPSGFEDDAAQVWMEAAQTFADRVERDTHGNTYATINPGGSPRLLLAGHLDEIGLIVNYIDEKGYVYVKGLGGWDPQVLIGQRVRFKGLQGDVIGVVGRKAIHLLKSEERKKAVELKDLWIDIGAKDGDEAKQYLEVGTIGVIEQPVVQVLNGRVVSRALDNRIGAFTVLEALRHMKANGVTAEVTAVATVQEEIGLKGAFTSAYRLNPDTALVVDVTHCTDQPGISKKESGESPLGSGANLTVGPQIHPKVLRRLRDLAEEHAVPYTLTASTRYTGTDTDAIFITREGIPAALLSIPNRYMHSPSEMVDLHDVEAVVKLMTLYALNPVTDLVR from the coding sequence ATGGACGTCAAACTCAATGAAGAATTTTTGAAACGCCTGCTGGAAGCCATTGGTCCAAGCGGTTTTGAAGACGACGCCGCGCAGGTCTGGATGGAAGCGGCGCAGACCTTTGCCGACCGCGTCGAACGCGATACGCACGGCAACACCTACGCGACCATCAACCCCGGCGGTTCGCCCCGCCTGCTCCTCGCCGGCCACCTGGACGAAATCGGCCTCATTGTGAACTACATTGACGAAAAAGGGTATGTGTACGTGAAGGGGCTTGGCGGTTGGGACCCGCAAGTGCTGATTGGGCAACGGGTACGCTTCAAGGGGCTGCAAGGCGATGTGATTGGTGTTGTCGGGCGCAAAGCCATTCACCTGCTGAAAAGCGAAGAACGCAAAAAAGCCGTGGAATTGAAAGATTTGTGGATTGATATCGGCGCAAAAGATGGGGACGAAGCCAAGCAATACCTCGAAGTTGGCACCATTGGCGTCATCGAACAGCCGGTGGTGCAGGTGTTGAATGGGCGCGTGGTTTCGCGTGCGCTGGACAACCGCATCGGCGCGTTCACCGTGCTGGAAGCCCTGCGCCACATGAAAGCCAACGGGGTCACCGCCGAAGTGACAGCCGTTGCCACCGTGCAGGAAGAAATCGGCTTGAAAGGCGCGTTCACCTCGGCGTACCGCCTCAACCCCGACACGGCGCTGGTGGTGGACGTGACACACTGCACCGACCAACCGGGCATCAGCAAGAAAGAATCGGGCGAATCGCCGCTCGGTTCCGGCGCGAACCTGACGGTCGGTCCGCAAATTCACCCCAAAGTGTTGCGCCGCCTGCGCGACCTCGCCGAAGAGCACGCCGTGCCCTACACGCTCACCGCATCCACCCGCTACACCGGCACCGACACCGACGCCATCTTCATCACCCGCGAGGGCATTCCGGCGGCGCTGCTCTCCATCCCGAACCGCTACATGCACTCACCCAGCGAAATGGTGGACCTGCACGATGTCGAAGCCGTTGTGAAACTGATGACACTCTACGCCCTCAACCCCGTGACGGATTTAGTACGCTAA
- a CDS encoding ABC transporter permease, which yields MAKPHEQAIRIREGSPWTGLWAVVGKEMADHLTSARMHILELIILLTAAGTVFAASENLRTTVGQDRFLFLRLFTTGRDPLPALIGFLGFLIPLIAIALAFDSVNGEFNRRTMSRLLAQPIYRDALLFGKFLAGLFTLSLVLSVIWLLIIGMGILRLGLPPSTEEVLRSLIYLIVAIFYGGVWLALAMLFSIIFRQPATAALASIAVWLFFIAFWGFIASSLALVISPVRYGYLEEYARLAQTELYLARLAPNTLYSEATIGILQPETRVLGVVLPTQLQGAILGSPLPLGQSIMLIWPQLTGLIAATILLFALGYVIFQRQEVRA from the coding sequence ATGGCGAAGCCGCATGAGCAAGCCATCCGCATCCGCGAGGGCTCTCCATGGACGGGGCTCTGGGCGGTGGTGGGCAAAGAAATGGCCGACCACCTGACGAGCGCCCGCATGCACATTCTCGAACTCATCATCCTGCTGACGGCGGCGGGCACCGTCTTTGCCGCGTCCGAAAACTTGCGCACCACGGTCGGGCAAGACCGCTTCCTGTTCCTGCGCCTCTTCACCACCGGGCGCGACCCTCTGCCGGCGCTGATTGGGTTTTTGGGCTTCCTCATTCCACTGATTGCGATTGCGCTGGCGTTTGACTCGGTGAATGGCGAATTCAACCGGCGCACCATGTCGCGCTTGCTGGCGCAACCCATCTACCGCGACGCCCTGCTCTTTGGGAAGTTCCTGGCGGGGCTTTTCACGCTCTCGCTGGTGCTGAGCGTCATCTGGCTGCTCATCATCGGCATGGGCATTTTGCGGCTGGGGTTGCCGCCCTCGACGGAGGAAGTGTTGCGCAGCCTGATTTACCTTATCGTCGCCATCTTTTACGGCGGCGTCTGGCTGGCGCTAGCCATGCTCTTCTCCATCATCTTCCGCCAGCCGGCGACAGCCGCGCTCGCTTCCATCGCCGTCTGGCTCTTCTTCATCGCGTTCTGGGGCTTCATCGCCAGTTCACTCGCGCTGGTCATCAGCCCGGTGCGCTACGGCTACCTGGAAGAATACGCCCGCCTGGCGCAAACCGAGTTGTATCTGGCGCGGCTTGCGCCCAACACGCTGTACAGCGAAGCCACCATCGGGATTTTGCAGCCCGAAACGCGCGTGCTAGGTGTCGTGCTGCCCACGCAACTCCAAGGTGCGATCCTGGGGTCGCCCTTGCCGCTGGGGCAAAGCATCATGCTCATCTGGCCGCAGTTGACGGGATTGATTGCCGCGACCATTCTGCTCTTCGCACTGGGCTATGTCATCTTTCAGCGCCAGGAAGTGCGCGCCTGA